CGAATTTCTGTCCCGCAAAACTatcccctcttccttctggGGATTTTTTTTCGCCTGGTCTCCTTCACAATGTCTTCAGATCGTGATGTTGAGGTGACTCAGTAAGTGTCTCCTTctgtcttcttctgttcttcctgcACCCTTCTTGTTCGCCACTACTCATCTTATTCCTCCGTTCACGGCTAACCTCTATGTAGACAACAGGCCCAATACAATGCCACACATGTAATCGATGACAAGGATGGCCTCGAGGCCAACGAAAAGGCTCTGGGACCTACTCCAGATGGCGAAGAGCCCACTCAGGATGAAATCAAGAACTTGCGCCATATTGCGGAGAACCTGCCTGTCTCCGCCTGGCTGGTCGCTATTGTCGAACTTTGCGAACGTTTCACATACTACGGTATGAGCGGGTTGTATCAGAACTACGCGAACCTTCCTCTAGATGGTAGCCAAGGACGTGGTGCTCTGGGCCTTGGTCATCAGGGTGCAACTGGTCTTACCACCTTCAACCAGTTCTGGTGCTACGTCACTCCCATTGTTGGTGCCATTGTTGCCGATCAGTACCTTGGAAAATACAAGACCAtcgttctcttctccattATTTACATGATTGGTTTGCTCATTCTGGTTTGCACTTCAATTCCCTCGTCTCTTGAACATGGCGCTGGTTTGGGAGGCTTCGTCGTTGCCATCCTGATCGTCGGTCTGGGAACTGGTGGTATCAAGAGTAACGTGGCCCCTCTGGTATGTAATCACCGACAATCATTGGGTTGCCATGCCATGCTAATATCTATGTAGATTGCCGACCAATACaagcggaagaagatggctaTCAAAACCATCGCCAAGACTGGCGAACGGGTCGTCATTGATCCTGCCCTGACAATTCAGCGTATTTACATGATCTTCTACGGATGTATCAACGTTGGTTCTCTCTCGTTGCTGGCCACTCCTTACATGGAGAGAGATATCGGCTACTGGTCTGGTTATCTGCTTTGTCTGTGCATGTTCATCTGCGGTTCCTGCGTGCTTATTGTCGGACGCAAGTATTACGTCGTCCGCCCTCCCCAGGGTTCTATCATCACCAACGCCTTCAAGGCGCTGTGGATTATGGTCATCAATCGTAACATGGACGCGCCCAAGCCCACCTGGCAGGCTGAGCACGGTAGCCGCGACGTGCCTTGGGACGACCACTTCGTCGACGAGCTCAAGCGTGCTCTGGTTGCCTGCAAAGTTTTCGCTTTCTACCCCATCTACTGGGTCGTCTACACTCAGTTCTCGAGTAACTTCGTCACTCAGGCCGATCAGATGGAGGGCCATGGTGTTCCCAACGACTTGATGCAGAACTTCGACCCTATCTCCATTATCGTTTTCATCCCGGTTCTGGAACTAACGGTCTACCCCTTGCTCCGTCGTTGTCATATCCAGTTCCGTCCTATTACCCGTATCGCTCTAGGCTTCATCGTCGCCTCTTTGGCTATGATGTACGCCGCCATTGTCCAGCATCTCATTTACTCTGCCGGACCCTGTTACGAGCACCCTGGCTGTGATGCCTCCATCGTCAACGGACAGACCACTGGCAACCGCGTGCACATTGCCATTCAGACCCCTGCCTACGTGTTCATCGGTCTCTCGGAGATTTTCGCATCGGTGTCCGGTCTTGAGTACGCTTACACCAAGGCGCCCCCAACCATGAAGTCGTTCGTGCAGTCCATGTACCTCCTCACCAACGCCTTCGGTGCCGCCATCGCTGAGGCTCTTACTCCTGCCGCTTACGATCCCGCCATCATGTGGATGTTCGTCGGTCTTGCCGTTGCTTCGTTCCTCGCCggtgtcatcttcttcatcgtgtACCGCCATCTGAACCACACAGAAGACGAGATGAACGCCCTCGacgccgatgatgatgtcgtAGCTGCGGCTCAgcaggcggaggaggagaagaggaggaagaaggaggagagcTCCTGATCTTGTTTTTGTACTATAATTTACCTTTCTCGTTTATTTTCACATACATAGATACTAATCTCTCGTTCCTGACCCGTGGTCGGACATACTTGATCTCGCGCGGGCTCGCGTAATAGCACCTGCAGAGCAGATGAGACGAGTACAACGAGATAATGTATATACGAATCACGTTCGATCACGTTGAATCAATGAACACTTGACTCATTCCAAGAATTTGCCTCTCTTGTATCCCAATGACTCAGAGTAGAATTAGAACCACATGAATTTTCTATACCAAACCAAATATTCGGATCCCGGAGCTGGTCCGATGGAGCGTGTCTCACCATGTGGACCCGCACATGATCAAATTAAACGGACCCCGAACGGATTAAAACAGATTAACCTCGGTGGGACCACCACGTTTCTGATGACAAGATTCCATCACAAATCCTCGAGCTACCTCGCTATCTGCTAATACATATGAGACATCTACTAAACTTAAAGTACACACATGCCCTCATCCCCACCACCGTAACCTACCTAATGCGGACTAATGCTAGGGCTAAGCTAAGCTTAATGTAAAAGGTGGAGTATACTGTACCAGTAGCCAATGGTAGTCTGAGGACGGAGCTCTGGCAATGGGGTATTTTATGTTTGTCATGGTTTTCGGAGGACGGGTGGAACTCCGGCCAgccattctttttttttttttttcgtgGTTCTTCCCGAGACATGGTATGGTATGGAGTAGGTTTTTATGGGAGAGGTTTTAGGGGAGGTAATGGCATGATTCATGGATTTTGCTGGTGGACGATATGCGAGGTTTTATCGGGTCTCCTTGCTTATACGAGCCGCTAGGTGGTCCAAGatagatatactataagAACATATGTAGATTGTCATGTGAGTAGTACTTCTACTCTATACGGAATAACTGTGGGTGAAGACGGAAAGATTACGGTTGTGCGTGGCTTTTGTATCAAAACCATGGTCTTTCCGCCCTAGAAGTCGCTG
This window of the Aspergillus flavus chromosome 8, complete sequence genome carries:
- a CDS encoding putative MFS peptide transporter Ptr2 (unnamed protein product): MSSDRDVEVTQQQAQYNATHVIDDKDGLEANEKALGPTPDGEEPTQDEIKNLRHIAENLPVSAWLVAIVELCERFTYYGMSGLYQNYANLPLDGSQGRGALGLGHQGATGLTTFNQFWCYVTPIVGAIVADQYLGKYKTIVLFSIIYMIGLLILVCTSIPSSLEHGAGLGGFVVAILIVGLGTGGIKSNVAPLIADQYKRKKMAIKTIAKTGERVVIDPALTIQRIYMIFYGCINVGSLSLLATPYMERDIGYWSGYLLCLCMFICGSCVLIVGRKYYVVRPPQGSIITNAFKALWIMVINRNMDAPKPTWQAEHGSRDVPWDDHFVDELKRALVACKVFAFYPIYWVVYTQFSSNFVTQADQMEGHGVPNDLMQNFDPISIIVFIPVLELTVYPLLRRCHIQFRPITRIALGFIVASLAMMYAAIVQHLIYSAGPCYEHPGCDASIVNGQTTGNRVHIAIQTPAYVFIGLSEIFASVSGLEYAYTKAPPTMKSFVQSMYLLTNAFGAAIAEALTPAAYDPAIMWMFVGLAVASFLAGVIFFIVYRHLNHTEDEMNALDADDDVVAAAQQAEEEKRRKKEESS